GTGGGAGAGGGGGATGGAGTTTGAAACAGGGATGACTTTCTCGAGCCGAGATGCTGTTCGGGCTTGTGCTGTTACCTATTCGGTGGACAATGGAAGAGAGTTCAAGAGTTGTCGGACGACGCACACGACAATAGTTCTCGTTTGCAAGCACAAAGAGATATGCCCATGGTGGCTGCGTGCCACACTTCTTCAGAAAACCAACACATGGACGTTGACAAAATATATCGGGCCACACATATGCGATATGCAAGTGTCAGTTCGTCACCACAGGAATTTTGGGATTGCTCAGATCGCCAATTATATTAAGACGCAAGTGCTAGGTCAGCGTGACATACAGATCAAGACGTTGATTGCGGGACTACTTGAATATACTGGAGTAGCTCTTCCGTATAAAAGGGTGTGGTATGGCAAAGAGAGGCAATCTGCAGCGTTTATGGGGACTGGGAATACAATTACAGTCAACTGACAAAGTTCATGGATAATGTGGTGAAAGTGAATCCTGGATCCTTCTGTCATGGCGAAGGTATGAAATctattagtattgtggatttCAATGTGCGTACATTAAGTAGATTTAATTCTAACAATATCCATATCCAACAGGCCCAATATCTGAGTGTGGCGGGCTTCAATGTAGAATTTTCCAACGGATGTTCTGGACGTTCTTCCCGATGATGGACGGATTTCCGTTTTGCAAGCCAATTCTATTCATCGACGGCACCCACTAATACGGCAAATATAAGCTGCACATGTTGATTGCTTCGGCGATAGATGGCAACAACCATATAATGTCGGTGGCTTTTGCTCTCGTGGAATCAGAATCTATTGCCAGTTTTGAATATTTCCTGGGTCATCTCCGAGATCAAGTCTTACGCAGTCGCAAGGTTGCCATCGTTTCTAATCGCGCTCCAGGattaatttccattttgaaaCGTCCGGAGTGGGACGACATCGATCACTTTTTCTGCATAAGGCATTTAATGGCCAATTTCCACTCTTTAATCAGAAATAGGGACTTGAAGGATTTGGCTGAGAAAGCGGGTAATATTTTGTGAAACTTATCAAAACCtgtttttttaaagaatgtACAATTTCTCCCACTAACAATTACAGTCATACATACGTATAGGTCGGGCCTTTCAAGAGAAGAAGTACGACGCATGCATTGAGAGCATGAGGATAAGATCGGAGGAAGGGCATGCCTACTTGACCGACACAGAACATTTGAGACCCGAGCAGTGGACTATGTGTCATGACAAAAAGGGGCAACGAAACGGGGTTATGACAACGAACTACGCCGAGTCCGTTAATGCGATGCTGAAGAATATAAGGGGCCTTCCTATCACAGCAATGATAGAGGCTATCTTTGACAAACTCAGTGATACATTCGTCCGACGTTGGGACATGTATAAAGACCTAATCGCCAAAGGCGTCATGTTTACTCGGATCTGCATCGCGCACATCAAAAAGGCAACGCTAAAGGCCCGCTACCATAGTTGCAAGAGATGGATTACCCATCGCGGGGCTGAGCTCGGTTCTCATATACGTAGTCCtgctactatttttttttcatttacataTTTTTGTCAATAATGTATAATAACTGACGATTTACGTTGACTTTTTACAGCGTGATACCATGGAGAGGATCCGCTTGCAGTCTGAGGCGGATTCCACTGTTCGGACTTACGCTCGCACTTCCCAGCTAGCCACCAGGGAGGACCGGCAAAACGTCAGCGGGCCACCGCCAGACCCTGCTGTTCCGCCAGACGCTATTCCAGAGATGGATCCGCCGACCGTCGATGTACAGCGCATACGAGGACGTCGTAGAGGCAGACCCAGACAGCCAGAGCCAGCCCGTGAGATCCCGACAGACCCATTCCCCCCACCGATACGTTTCAATTTCAATgtacaatttaataattttacatcCATTAATTACAGTGACCAACTAGCTTTTTCTTTGTCCAGGTCGTCTTTCACGGGGACACAGAGGACTTTATCCGGCGTTATTACGGGTCTGTGTATGAGTACGGGAGCACCTCTTCGCAGCCCTAGGTGCCACGGGCTTCCTCTTTTTCAGTACCGCCTACTTCTATGCCTTATGTCAACCCATCGTTTGGGCCGACCGCTTGCACGACTCCGCTGGCCACGCAGCAGGACCCTCTAGACACATGGGTACGGTTGAATttcaatttacatttttttattctaacatCAGTAACCCTAATTGCattgtttgttttctttttgcAGGTCGACTATCAGGGGAATACCGAGGAGTTCATTCGGCGGTATACCGGGTATACGCAGCACCACGGCAGCACATCTTCGCAGCCCCAGGGCCCACCGGCTTCCTCTTTTTCAGTGCCGCCTTCATCTGTGCCTTATGTTGACCCATGTTTTGGGGAGACCGCTTACACGACTCCGCTGGCAACGCCGGACCCTCTGGCCACACCGGTACATTAGAatatgaatttatattttttgagttATAACATCAATAACCGTAATTTCATAATCTGTTTTATTTTTCCAGGTCGATTATCAGGGGAATACCGAGGACTTCATTCGGCGGTATACTGGGTATACACAGCACTACGGCAGCACCTCTTCACAGCTCGAGGCGCCACCATCTTTGTCTTATTCAGTACCGCAGGACTTCTCCCATTACCGTGGTTCCGCTTTTACCCCCTTTCTGCCACCACCCCCGACACAGACACCTCCAGCTCAGCAGTACGGAGGACTATTTGAAGACAACTGGTCCTATCCGCAAACGCCTGGAGTAGGTAGTTTTAGCCAGCTTCTTGAGGGGTACATTCCACAGCCGCCTTCCTCCTCTCCCCGCCCAACTCAGAGCCCATCGCAAATGCATTTTCCGCTAACTGATGAGTGGGTGAGCAATTTGCAGGCTCCCACACCTCCATTTGGTGATGTTGCTAACATGACGCCTCCTTCATTTTCCCTGGGGTTAGGGAACCCCTCCTCACAGGCTCCTGATGACGAGGATGACGATGTGGTCAGTCAAAGTGGTAGCGACCACAGCTCCGGCCCAGATCTCAGACCTTATCGGCCATTGACTCATAGCCAGATGAGTCGGCGTCAGAACAAGGGTCGAAACTTGAGGACACTCTTACAGACCCCAGATAGAACAAACATTTAGTTGTATTTTAtagctttttttttattgttgtacacatatttttgattatttgatttattttaatttctttgtgtgacttttttataattatgtacaAAACCCTAGTGATTTATTATTATCTGATATTTGAAAAATTCATAACgacaaaaacgtttaaaaagacttttaaatgcttaaaaacagtaaaaacacttcataacaatcaaaatcataaaccctaaatttgttattctatttttacaaaaatatagcATAGTAATGTCGTGTTTTTTACTAAAAGCGtgaattagtaaaattttacctataatcaattaatccaaaactatattattaggcaactttaactattaaaatcacttaattaaaatagatctaattcaaaacaaattgaacattAATATAGTTCGCACCACCGTCTACGACTTTCATTTTCACTCGAACTTTATTCGACATTTGTAAGATCTTCAAAATTAACGTcaaacttaacttcttaaatttttatattcaaatcCGGTTTTTTTctacctttttttatcaattaaaactcTTATTTAGATTGGTCCAAACAATAATTACAAATGACATTTATAAAGTTTGAAAGGTCAACTACAATatctctttaaatttattttacaaaataacgCTCGGAAATGTCCGAAAATAACCCGAAAATAGTTAACTTAAATTACAATTCATTGGTTAAATaagagttttttaaaaaaaaaacaaactgatTGGGCAATTATTGCCCAATCATTATCTGCTtcaaatgattggggagagagttaattactctctccccaatcattgggctGATCCCCAATCAggcaccagcccgccatatgagatggcgggctggtgctaatCACCCtaattagcaccagcccgccatctcatatggcgggctggtgtGCAGCCTGCTATCTCAAATAGCGGGCTGGGTGGGAGAGGCACAAAACCGGAATATTTGTGTCTATGAGACACAAATATgtcaaaaatccaaaaaattaaacTCTCTAGATGCAGGGAATGGAGGTTGAGAAGTGGTGTTTAAAGACAATGTAGACGCAACTGCATTTAATGGTATCAGAGATATTTGTATGGCTTGTGTTGTTCGTAATGATGCGGGTTGAATAGTGCAGCCTCGAGTAATGAAGATTATGGGCGGTCACTATCCTAGAAACACAAATATTATGGCAATGAGGGAAGCTTTAAGTTGGTGGCGTGGTTAGCATATTCTTGTGGCTGAATCCGACTCTCCATTGGTCATTAGTGAGCTTTTATTACATTGCCAGTCTAGTGAAGATTTGTTGATTGATGATTGTGTGGAGTTATCGAAACAGTTctgtaattttcttttataagaCGATCTACAAAGCAAACTGCGCATTTATTAGTGCAACATGCTTGTTCTATCTCTGGTCATCGAGAATGGTTTTCTAACTTTCATGAGTTCCTTACGAATGTAACTATTTCGAATATGGTTTAATGTATAccaatatttctaaaaaaaagtatattatatttaacttataaccaaaaataacaaataatgactcccatattttataataattatttttaaaataatatttttagaaaaaaattaattttttaacagtTATTCTTTTAacagttattttttaaataattatttattttattaattattatttttaaataaatattactttttttaatgattattttcaaatcataaatttttttatcataattgtTATAcgattattgtttttaaataatcagtattattttaattagtattttatttaaataattttttaaataaaatttgttagtAATCCATCCCTAATAAGTGACGGCTTTAATAGTCTATCGCTAATTagcaactaattaaaaattcgttgGTAATACTTTGCTAATTAGCGACGACTTTGTTAATTCGTTGCGAATTAGCGACGTAATTCAAATCCATCGgtaccttattagcaattgaaaaataatatgttGCTAATTAGTGAACAGTACTAGAATActgcatttagcgacggattcaaaattcgtcacaaattgattttttgccgacggatttggcgacataaaatatatttgtcgCTAACGATGCGTTTTACCTACCATTAGCGACGAAGTTTTTAACTTTAGCGACAGATATGAATCCGTTGCTAAATGTGCGACCTAAAAAGGCAGAAGCCTTTCTTCCCcatatcattttttttccagaaaaccGGCGCCCTTTTCCCTCTTTCCTCCTTCCTCTGACGACCGACACTTGCCTTCTTCCTTTGCCTCCGACCGTCGATAACTTCGGCTGTCCTTCCGACCCTGACGCATTTCCATCTCCGGTTAGTAGGGCTGCCTTCAGCGCCACACCCTCTTCTTTTCCGGCCATTGCCGTAGTTTTACATTCCATTGCCGCCGGTTCTTCATCTGCTAaggttagttttttttatttttatttaagttatttaattaatttaattatagtataCTATATATAGTGTACTTAAATTTAGTTTATATAGAATATGTAAATATAGATAAATAGATATGTTAAATTaggtttatttaattataatttagggTATTTTCAAAGATAATTTAAGTAATCTAgattatttagttttaatttaagttatgtaattaatttttaaagttagtttaacaaattgttaatttaatataGTTCATTGAttgttaaattagattaatttaattttaatttagggtattttaaggtaatttaggttaattgttaagttaaatacatttaatttaggttaaattaggttaatgtgtttaattagattataattagtaTATTTAGTCTAGTTATGTTTTTaacattgaataaatttatatggtaaattaagttataatttagattaaattaggTCTGTATGTGTATTTATGTTAAAATCCTTAAATTGCGTTAAGTTTTAAGTTGATTagagtatatattattttaggttcaaaattagtttgttaatatCAGATTGGTAATTTTATGTAATTGtttaatgaaataataatttaggtgaaaatatttaattagattagaaTTGttaattatggttaaatatttagctaattaggttttaattatttaattaggatAAATTGTGTTacttgtatttgattatttatattcattcaTTATACGTTAATTTGTTTAGTTTTATCATAGTTTAGGcgattcaatttaaattttttaaaacatttgtcgTGATTTAGATAGTTAATTAggataatttatataaaattatttaggtTAATTGGCAGGTTAATTTGCATGAATTGATGtgttgtatattttaaaaatgtactcTTTACTTGCATCTTTTCCTGAAAAATAGGCGATACTCATTTTTTAGGACAAGTgttgccaattttttttttaaaaaataaatttaatgaatatGAATATTTAATAACTAAATATTGAAACTAATTATGCGATAGGTTGCTAGTTTTCGATTGCTCACCAGTCCTACGTACGTACCACATTCCTACAAGATCTGTTGCGGTTCTGCTGTGCaacaaatattattattttaacttttgtttGCATTTTATAGTTAAACTAGGATTTGATagtaattttatcattttatagcCTCGAGTTTATTTGAATCTAATAATATCTTAATCCTAGCCAAAGAGTTCCCACCATGTGTGTTCAATAGCTTGAACAACACGGGGTCATACAGTTTGTACAATTCGCGATATTGGTACTTCTGTAATTCGATCATGAAAATCATATATGTGTAGCTGCGGTAGTATAATATTTGGTAGTTTTCCAACGTTTGTTCTCCGCGTGGATATTTAATGTATGCTTTTTAACGCTTATTCCTTACAGAATATATAATTCGTGTTCCAAAGCATATACTAAATAGCGCACATAACAAGAACGACGTCGGTAGGCTGTCGAATATTTTTCTCCTTTTCTACGCATATATCGTGGTCGAGTTACAGGGCGCCAGTTTTGCAAATGGGATAGGGCCTAACCTttaaagcagtcaattacattgactttgctatgtCGATGAAACACCCCCTTCCCTAAATATTGTACGTGCTACAGAAATGGATCAGGACTGTAGTTGGATGTATAGGCGAATAACGGGTGGGTTGCTACACCCAGGGTTTAATGAGAACATCAAGGAGTTTGTAAATTTTGCTTTGCGCCATCCCGCGTGTATGAGTGGGGTACATATTAAATTCCCCTGCTATTAGAGAGGGTGCAGAAATATGAGTTATCGAGATGTCGACACGGTGAAATTACACATTTTGTATGAAGGGTTTGTGGAAGGTTACCAAGTATGGGTTTTTCTTGGGCAGGGAACTGTTTTAAATCCCCATCCCATTGCACAGCTACCGGAGAATCGAATGTGACTTTGAATATGAGGAGGGTGATCAGTTCAGTTCCattcagagaatggttattgatgTTGTCGGTCCAGAAGTGATTTCACAACTGATCCCCCGAATAATGAAGCTCATAAAtcttatgatatgatgcgtgctATCGAAGAACCTGTATGCCCCGGTAACAGTAGACACTCTCCCTTGTCTGCAGCTATTAAAATTTTGGACATAAAATGTCGATATCAAGACTCGGTATTTTTAGTAGATGACATGAGCGATTTAATACAAGTGCATCTCCAAGAGGACAAAAAGATGCCAAAGAATTTTGCTGACATAAAGAAGAGAGTTAAAGTTCTAGGGTTGTCGGTTGAAGTTTTTGATTGTTGTTTCTTTAACTGCATGATTTATTGGGGGAACGACGCGGGTTAAACATGACGCAAATTTTGCAATGACAAACGGCGGATGCCTCCTCCCAAAGGGGATTCTGTGAAAATACGTGTTAACTTCCCTtataggaaaatgttttattttcctataacttTGAGGCTATAGAGGTTATACGCTTTAAACGCCACTGCCAAACATATGACATGGCATGTAGAACACGAGATGGTTGATGAAAA
This region of Mercurialis annua linkage group LG1-X, ddMerAnnu1.2, whole genome shotgun sequence genomic DNA includes:
- the LOC126680918 gene encoding uncharacterized protein LOC126680918, coding for MPYVNPSFGPTACTTPLATQQDPLDTWVDYQGNTEEFIRRYTGYTQHHGSTSSQPQGPPASSFSVPPSSVPYVDPCFGETAYTTPLATPDPLATPVDYQGNTEDFIRRYTGYTQHYGSTSSQLEAPPSLSYSVPQDFSHYRGSAFTPFLPPPPTQTPPAQQYGGLFEDNWSYPQTPGVGSFSQLLEGYIPQPPSSSPRPTQSPSQMHFPLTDEWVSNLQAPTPPFGDVANMTPPSFSLGLGNPSSQAPDDEDDDVVSQSGSDHSSGPDLRPYRPLTHSQMSRRQNKGRNLRTLLQTPDRTNI